One Cupriavidus taiwanensis LMG 19424 DNA segment encodes these proteins:
- a CDS encoding RBBP9/YdeN family alpha/beta hydrolase yields MTATPSPTILMVPGLRDHVAEHWQTLLQAELLAQGHDARCVPPLEHDKLSCAARVAALDAALAAIDGPVVLVAHSAGVMITVHWAARHRRPIRGALLVTPPDFTQPLPPGYPAQEALAQAGWLPTPLAPLPFPSLVAASRNDPLASHARVTEMAAAWGSGLAELGNVGHLNPAAGYGPWPRAHALLAELETLAAQQA; encoded by the coding sequence ATGACTGCTACCCCCTCACCCACCATCCTGATGGTGCCGGGCCTGCGCGACCACGTCGCCGAGCACTGGCAGACCCTGCTGCAGGCCGAACTGCTGGCGCAAGGGCACGACGCCCGCTGCGTGCCGCCGCTGGAGCACGACAAGCTCAGCTGCGCCGCCCGTGTGGCCGCGCTCGACGCGGCGCTGGCGGCCATCGACGGGCCGGTGGTGCTGGTGGCGCACAGCGCCGGCGTGATGATCACCGTGCATTGGGCGGCGCGGCACCGCCGCCCCATCCGGGGCGCGCTGCTGGTGACGCCGCCGGACTTCACGCAGCCGCTGCCGCCGGGCTATCCGGCGCAAGAAGCCCTGGCGCAAGCCGGCTGGTTGCCGACGCCGCTGGCGCCATTGCCATTCCCCAGCCTGGTCGCGGCGAGCCGCAACGACCCGCTGGCCAGCCATGCGCGCGTTACCGAAATGGCCGCCGCCTGGGGCAGCGGGCTGGCCGAGCTGGGCAACGTCGGCCATCTCAACCCGGCCGCCGGCTATGGCCCCTGGCCGCGCGCCCATGCATTGCTGGCGGAGCTGGAGACGCTGGCCGCGCAGCAGGCGTGA
- a CDS encoding enoyl-CoA hydratase, with translation MSALQQEPHAGVDIDARGIATVTIREAGSLNILSTPVIASLTRAIEALAAHDAVRVLVLRGTGDKGFVGGADIKEMAALDRASAETFISGLRRLCDAVRHLPVPVIARMPGWCLGGGLELALACDLRIAADTAQLGMPEVKVGIPSVIHAALMPRLIGNARTAWMLLTGEISDAAEALQWGLVSRVVPLAGLDQEVERVAALLAGFGPVAVRQQKRLLREWEDAPLDVSIGNSVTEFGSAFDTGEPQQHMATFLNRKR, from the coding sequence ATGAGCGCACTTCAGCAGGAACCGCACGCCGGCGTCGACATCGACGCGCGCGGCATTGCCACCGTCACCATCCGCGAGGCCGGCTCGCTCAATATCCTGAGCACGCCGGTGATTGCCTCGCTCACGCGCGCGATCGAAGCGCTGGCCGCCCATGACGCGGTGCGCGTGCTGGTGCTGCGCGGCACGGGCGACAAGGGCTTCGTCGGCGGCGCCGACATCAAGGAAATGGCCGCGCTCGACCGCGCCAGCGCCGAAACCTTCATCAGCGGCCTGCGCCGCCTGTGCGATGCGGTGCGCCACCTGCCGGTGCCGGTGATCGCGCGCATGCCGGGCTGGTGCCTCGGCGGCGGGCTGGAACTGGCGCTGGCGTGCGACCTGCGCATCGCCGCCGACACCGCGCAGCTTGGCATGCCCGAGGTGAAGGTCGGCATCCCGTCGGTGATCCACGCCGCGCTGATGCCGCGCCTGATCGGCAATGCACGCACCGCGTGGATGCTGCTGACGGGCGAGATCTCCGACGCCGCCGAGGCGCTGCAGTGGGGGCTGGTCAGCCGCGTGGTGCCGCTGGCGGGGCTGGACCAGGAAGTCGAACGCGTGGCCGCGCTGCTGGCGGGCTTCGGCCCGGTCGCGGTGCGCCAGCAGAAGCGCCTGCTGCGCGAGTGGGAAGACGCGCCGCTGGACGTCTCGATCGGCAACAGCGTGACCGAGTTCGGCAGCGCCTTCGACACCGGCGAGCCGCAGCAGCACATGGCCACCTTCCTGAACCGCAAGCGCTGA
- a CDS encoding Bug family tripartite tricarboxylate transporter substrate binding protein, with product MKPALFAMALFGIASSAHAAYPERPIKLIVPYAAGGTTDIIARIVGTRLGPVLGQPVVIENRPGAGGAVGSAYAAKQPADGYTLVMEVESSHAVNPNVYLKTAYDPVKDFAPISNLADVPNVLVVNPAFPAADLPSFIRQLKANPGKYSFGSSGNGGLSHMNGELFMNATGTRMLHVPYKGLGPALNDAVAGQIQVVFDNIPSSSGLIQGGRLKPLAVAAKQRLKVLPNVPTYAEAGLPAMNNPSWFGLGAPAGTPAAILDQLNDAVRQVLAEPEVIAAIEKQGAIPAPTSRKAFGDLIRGQNAHWKQVVEAIHFTKLQ from the coding sequence ATGAAACCAGCCCTTTTCGCCATGGCCCTGTTCGGCATCGCCAGCAGCGCGCACGCCGCCTACCCCGAGCGGCCGATCAAGCTGATCGTGCCCTACGCGGCCGGCGGCACCACCGACATCATCGCCCGCATCGTCGGCACCCGCCTGGGCCCGGTGCTGGGCCAGCCGGTGGTGATCGAGAACCGCCCCGGCGCTGGCGGCGCGGTCGGAAGTGCCTACGCGGCCAAGCAGCCGGCCGACGGCTACACGCTGGTGATGGAGGTGGAAAGCTCGCACGCGGTCAACCCCAACGTCTACCTGAAGACGGCCTACGACCCGGTCAAGGACTTCGCGCCGATCAGCAACCTGGCCGACGTGCCCAACGTGCTGGTAGTCAATCCGGCTTTCCCGGCCGCGGACCTGCCGTCGTTCATCAGGCAGCTCAAGGCCAATCCCGGCAAGTACTCGTTCGGCTCGTCGGGCAACGGCGGCCTGAGCCACATGAACGGCGAGCTCTTCATGAATGCCACCGGCACGCGCATGCTGCATGTGCCGTACAAGGGCCTGGGCCCGGCGCTCAACGACGCGGTCGCCGGCCAGATCCAGGTCGTGTTCGACAATATCCCGTCGTCGTCCGGGCTGATCCAGGGCGGGCGGCTCAAGCCGCTGGCGGTGGCCGCGAAGCAGCGCCTGAAGGTGCTGCCCAACGTGCCCACCTATGCCGAGGCCGGCCTGCCGGCGATGAACAACCCGTCGTGGTTCGGCCTGGGCGCGCCGGCCGGCACGCCCGCCGCCATCCTCGACCAGCTCAATGACGCCGTGCGCCAGGTGCTGGCCGAGCCGGAGGTCATCGCCGCCATCGAAAAGCAAGGCGCGATTCCCGCACCGACCTCGCGCAAGGCCTTCGGCGACCTGATCCGTGGGCAGAACGCGCACTGGAAGCAGGTAGTCGAGGCCATCCATTTCACCAAGCTCCAGTAA
- a CDS encoding MFS transporter, translated as MPRSRLALAAASAAPTPAAPAAAGPRYAWLVFALTFALLLSDYMSRQVLNAVFPLLKAEWQLGDTELGALGGVVALMVGVLAIPLSLLADRWGRVRSLILMAALWSLATLGCALAGSFGQMFLARLCVGIGEAAYGSVGIAVVVSVFPRHLRASLSAAFIAGGAFGSVLGMGLGGILSAHFGWRMAFAGMAAFGLAMVACYALMISEQRLRRLQQRIGAGSEEAGSDAAMARQLAPRRIVRELLTVPSMLCACAGSALQLLVMAALLAWLPSFLARAYGMATGRAGVVAALLVLVAGAGMVACGALTDRVARHAPRRKWHMAIAYSLACCVLLMTAFRLPAGTAQLVLIGAGMLVVGGCAGPASAMVANLTRPAIHATAFATLTLINNLLGLAPGPFLTGVLADRIGLTGALQWIPLAGAAATLLFCIGRRHYAADLRRLDGQPMPHAVPA; from the coding sequence ATGCCCAGATCCCGCCTTGCCCTTGCCGCCGCATCCGCCGCGCCCACGCCGGCCGCGCCCGCGGCTGCCGGACCGCGCTATGCGTGGCTGGTGTTTGCGCTGACCTTTGCGCTGCTGCTGTCGGACTACATGTCGCGCCAGGTGCTCAATGCCGTGTTTCCGCTGCTGAAGGCCGAATGGCAGCTGGGGGATACGGAACTGGGGGCGCTAGGCGGGGTGGTGGCGCTGATGGTGGGCGTGCTGGCGATTCCGCTGTCGCTGCTGGCCGACCGCTGGGGCCGCGTGCGCAGCCTGATCCTGATGGCGGCGCTATGGAGCCTGGCCACGTTGGGCTGCGCGCTGGCGGGCAGCTTCGGCCAGATGTTCCTGGCGCGCCTGTGCGTTGGCATCGGCGAGGCCGCGTATGGCAGCGTGGGCATCGCGGTGGTGGTGTCGGTGTTCCCGCGCCACCTGCGCGCCAGCCTCAGCGCCGCGTTCATTGCCGGTGGCGCGTTCGGCTCGGTGCTGGGCATGGGACTGGGCGGCATCCTGTCCGCGCATTTCGGCTGGCGCATGGCCTTTGCCGGGATGGCCGCGTTCGGGCTGGCGATGGTGGCCTGTTACGCGCTGATGATCAGCGAGCAGCGGCTGCGCCGGCTGCAGCAGCGCATTGGCGCCGGCAGCGAGGAGGCCGGCAGCGATGCGGCCATGGCGCGCCAGCTGGCGCCGCGCCGGATCGTGCGCGAACTGCTGACGGTGCCCTCGATGCTTTGTGCCTGCGCCGGCAGCGCCTTGCAACTGCTGGTGATGGCCGCGCTGCTGGCGTGGCTGCCGAGCTTCCTGGCGCGCGCGTACGGCATGGCCACCGGCCGTGCTGGCGTGGTCGCGGCGCTGCTGGTGCTGGTGGCCGGCGCCGGCATGGTGGCCTGCGGCGCCCTGACCGACCGCGTCGCACGGCATGCACCCCGCCGCAAATGGCACATGGCCATTGCCTACAGCCTGGCCTGCTGCGTGTTGCTGATGACGGCGTTCCGGCTGCCCGCGGGCACGGCCCAGCTGGTGCTGATCGGGGCGGGCATGCTGGTGGTGGGCGGATGCGCCGGCCCGGCCAGCGCGATGGTCGCCAACCTGACGCGGCCTGCCATCCACGCCACCGCGTTTGCCACGCTGACGCTGATCAACAACCTGCTGGGCCTGGCGCCGGGTCCGTTCCTCACCGGCGTGCTGGCCGACCGCATCGGCCTGACCGGCGCGCTGCAATGGATTCCGCTGGCCGGCGCCGCCGCCACGCTGCTGTTCTGTATCGGCCGCCGCCACTATGCCGCGGACCTGCGGCGCCTGGATGGCCAACCCATGCCCCACGCAGTTCCTGCCTGA
- a CDS encoding porin, producing the protein MKTRNTVMALMLGCPLAAAAQSSVTLYGVADINVEYVNRVGAVPVAANGFNRGPGDKVFRMASGGLSGSRWGLRGMEDLGAGWQASFVLESGFGVDNGALQQGGRLFGRQAFVAVRQANVGQFSFGRQYTSIFEALANFSPTAYATQYEPVVLQAGANFREDNTVKYTGQFGPLTARAHWSFGVGLALPQTVGVATPIGGNGEVPGQFRRDTAYGASLAYAAGPFGATVGYDQWNPTIGTSNGTLRKAVVGASYTFGPAKLMGGYRWGQNKNAADVVIQRDDFYWIGANYQVTPAVGLTLEYNYDNVRSLFGDTQVANPWQVAFIANYAFSKRTDVYVSTAYARNAGLMLESLATVYANSLSLGNSYAAANGQRSMVGVALGVRHKF; encoded by the coding sequence ATGAAAACCAGAAACACCGTCATGGCCCTGATGCTGGGGTGCCCGCTGGCGGCCGCCGCGCAATCGTCGGTCACGCTGTATGGCGTGGCCGACATCAACGTCGAGTACGTGAACCGCGTCGGCGCCGTGCCGGTCGCGGCGAACGGCTTCAACCGGGGGCCGGGCGACAAGGTGTTCCGCATGGCCTCGGGCGGCCTGTCCGGCTCGCGCTGGGGCCTGCGCGGCATGGAGGACCTGGGCGCCGGATGGCAGGCATCGTTCGTGCTGGAAAGCGGCTTCGGCGTGGACAACGGCGCGCTGCAGCAAGGCGGGCGCCTGTTCGGTCGCCAGGCCTTTGTCGCCGTGCGCCAGGCCAACGTCGGCCAGTTCAGCTTCGGCCGCCAGTACACGTCGATCTTCGAAGCCCTGGCGAACTTCTCGCCCACGGCCTACGCCACGCAATACGAACCGGTGGTGCTGCAGGCCGGCGCCAATTTCCGCGAGGACAACACCGTGAAGTACACCGGCCAGTTCGGCCCGCTGACGGCGCGCGCGCACTGGTCGTTTGGCGTCGGGCTGGCGCTGCCGCAGACGGTCGGCGTCGCCACGCCGATCGGGGGCAATGGCGAAGTGCCCGGACAGTTCCGCCGCGATACCGCCTACGGCGCATCGCTGGCGTATGCCGCCGGCCCCTTCGGCGCCACCGTCGGCTACGACCAGTGGAATCCGACCATCGGCACCAGCAACGGCACCCTGCGCAAGGCCGTGGTGGGCGCCAGCTACACCTTTGGCCCGGCCAAGCTCATGGGCGGCTATCGCTGGGGCCAGAACAAGAACGCCGCCGACGTGGTGATCCAGCGCGACGACTTTTACTGGATCGGCGCCAACTACCAGGTCACCCCGGCCGTGGGGCTGACGCTCGAGTACAACTACGACAACGTCCGCAGCCTGTTCGGCGACACGCAGGTGGCCAATCCGTGGCAGGTGGCCTTTATCGCCAACTATGCATTCTCGAAACGCACCGACGTGTACGTGTCCACCGCCTACGCGCGCAATGCCGGGCTGATGCTGGAATCGCTGGCCACGGTCTATGCCAACAGCCTGTCGCTGGGCAACAGCTATGCCGCGGCCAACGGGCAACGCAGCATGGTGGGCGTGGCGCTGGGGGTCCGGCACAAGTTCTGA
- a CDS encoding CaiB/BaiF CoA transferase family protein, which produces MLHRALEGVRVLDLSRILAGPWCTQNLADLGAEVTKVEYPERGDDTRGWGPPYLDAPAGSVGDPRLSGYFICCNRGKRSVAIDYGSPEGAAQVRELARDADVLVENYKVGTLRRYGLDYDTLKAINPRLVYLSITGFGQSGPMADKPGYDYVFQGMGGLMSYTGQPDGTPGAGPLRTGVAVVDLSTGMYATSAVLAALYQRQQTGVGAHLDIALLDVAVAMNANQAANYLVSGQNPQRSGNAHPNCAPYEVFRCADGHLILAIGNDSQFARFCAVAGTPALAQDPCYATNSARIEHLEALRAQLTALFPTRTRAAWTEAFDAAGVPWGPIHTMDEVFAHPQVRHRKLMQVAEHPVMGRVPMVRNPMLAGHEGPPAPPPLLGEHSPPR; this is translated from the coding sequence ATGCTGCATCGCGCCCTGGAAGGTGTCCGGGTCCTGGATTTATCGCGCATCCTGGCCGGTCCCTGGTGTACCCAGAACCTGGCCGACCTGGGCGCCGAGGTGACCAAGGTCGAATACCCCGAACGCGGCGACGATACCCGCGGCTGGGGGCCGCCCTATCTCGACGCACCGGCCGGCTCCGTAGGCGATCCGCGCCTGTCCGGCTACTTCATCTGCTGCAACCGCGGCAAGCGTTCGGTCGCGATCGACTACGGCTCGCCCGAAGGCGCGGCGCAGGTGCGCGAACTGGCGCGCGACGCCGACGTGCTGGTCGAGAACTACAAGGTCGGCACGCTGCGCCGCTACGGGCTGGACTACGACACGCTCAAGGCGATCAACCCGCGCCTGGTCTACCTGTCGATCACCGGCTTCGGCCAGAGCGGGCCGATGGCGGACAAACCCGGCTACGACTACGTGTTCCAGGGCATGGGCGGGCTGATGAGCTACACCGGGCAGCCCGACGGCACGCCCGGCGCCGGCCCGCTGCGCACCGGCGTGGCGGTGGTCGACCTCAGCACCGGCATGTATGCCACCTCCGCGGTGCTGGCCGCGCTGTACCAGCGCCAGCAGACCGGCGTGGGCGCGCACCTGGACATCGCCCTGCTTGACGTGGCCGTGGCGATGAACGCCAACCAGGCCGCCAACTACCTGGTATCGGGCCAGAACCCGCAGCGCAGCGGCAACGCCCATCCCAACTGCGCGCCATACGAAGTGTTCCGCTGCGCCGACGGCCACCTGATCCTGGCGATCGGCAACGACAGCCAGTTCGCGCGCTTCTGCGCCGTGGCCGGCACCCCGGCGCTGGCGCAGGACCCGTGCTACGCCACCAATTCCGCGCGCATCGAACACCTGGAAGCGTTGCGCGCGCAGCTCACCGCGCTCTTTCCCACGCGCACCCGCGCTGCCTGGACCGAGGCCTTCGATGCGGCGGGCGTGCCCTGGGGCCCCATCCACACCATGGACGAAGTCTTCGCCCATCCGCAGGTCAGGCACCGCAAGCTGATGCAGGTGGCCGAGCACCCCGTGATGGGCCGCGTGCCGATGGTGCGCAACCCGATGCTGGCCGGGCACGAGGGCCCGCCGGCACCGCCGCCGCTGCTGGGCGAACACAGCCCGCCGCGCTGA
- the argG gene encoding argininosuccinate synthase: protein MTTILQHIPTGQRVGIAFSGGLDTSAALLWMRQKGAVPYAYTANLGQPDEPDYDDIPRRAKAYGAEEARLVDCRAQLVAEGIAALQCGAFHISTAGITYFNTTPIGRAVTGTMLVAAMKEDGVNIWGDGSTFKGNDIERFYRYGLLTNPGLQIYKPWLDQQFIDELGGRAEMSEFMRQNGFDYKMSAEKAYSTDSNMLGATHEAKDLEHLDSGIRIVQPIMGVQFWRDDVEVKREEVTVRFEEGQPVALNGQTFANAVDLFMEANRIGGRHGLGMSDQIENRIIEAKSRGIYEAPGLALLFIAYERLITGIHNEDTIEQYRDNGRRLGRLLYQGRWFDPQAIMLRETAQRWVAGAITGEVTIELRRGNDYSILNTTSPNLTYKPERLTMEKGESMFTPLDRIGQLTMRTLDIVDTREKLQTYAKTGLLSTQVSASLPKLED from the coding sequence ATGACTACCATCCTGCAGCACATTCCTACCGGCCAGCGCGTCGGTATCGCCTTCTCCGGCGGCCTTGACACCAGCGCGGCACTCCTCTGGATGCGCCAGAAGGGCGCCGTCCCCTACGCCTACACCGCCAACCTGGGCCAGCCCGACGAGCCCGACTACGACGACATCCCGCGCCGCGCCAAGGCCTACGGCGCCGAGGAAGCCCGCCTGGTCGACTGCCGCGCGCAGCTGGTGGCCGAGGGCATCGCCGCGCTGCAGTGCGGTGCCTTCCATATCTCCACCGCCGGCATCACCTACTTCAACACCACCCCGATCGGCCGCGCCGTCACCGGCACCATGCTGGTCGCCGCGATGAAGGAAGACGGCGTCAACATCTGGGGCGACGGCAGCACCTTCAAGGGCAACGACATCGAGCGCTTCTACCGCTACGGCCTGCTGACCAACCCCGGCCTGCAGATCTACAAGCCGTGGCTGGACCAGCAGTTCATCGACGAACTGGGCGGCCGCGCCGAGATGTCGGAGTTCATGCGCCAGAACGGCTTCGACTACAAGATGTCGGCCGAAAAGGCGTACTCGACCGACTCCAACATGCTGGGCGCCACGCACGAGGCCAAGGACCTGGAGCACCTGGATTCGGGCATCCGCATCGTCCAGCCGATCATGGGCGTGCAGTTCTGGCGCGATGACGTCGAAGTCAAGCGCGAAGAAGTCACGGTGCGCTTCGAGGAAGGCCAGCCGGTGGCGCTGAACGGCCAGACCTTCGCCAATGCCGTCGACCTGTTCATGGAAGCCAACCGCATCGGCGGCCGCCATGGCCTGGGCATGAGCGACCAGATCGAAAACCGCATCATCGAGGCCAAGAGCCGCGGCATCTACGAAGCCCCGGGCCTGGCGCTGCTGTTCATCGCCTACGAGCGCCTGATCACCGGCATCCACAACGAAGACACCATCGAGCAGTACCGCGACAACGGCCGCCGCCTGGGCCGCCTGCTGTACCAGGGCCGCTGGTTCGACCCGCAAGCCATCATGCTGCGTGAAACCGCCCAGCGCTGGGTCGCCGGCGCCATCACCGGCGAAGTCACCATCGAGCTGCGCCGCGGCAACGACTACTCGATCCTGAACACCACTTCGCCCAACCTGACCTACAAGCCGGAACGGCTGACCATGGAGAAGGGCGAGTCGATGTTCACGCCGCTGGACCGCATCGGCCAGCTGACCATGCGCACGCTGGATATCGTCGATACGCGCGAGAAGCTGCAGACGTATGCCAAGACCGGCCTGCTGTCGACGCAGGTCAGCGCTTCGCTGCCGAAGCTGGAAGACTAA